From one Rubrobacter xylanophilus genomic stretch:
- the rpsA gene encoding 30S ribosomal protein S1, whose protein sequence is MTETSNRVSHEQSMRDFFREENGEIVPVDESVLIDFQDGDIVEGEVVRIDKDEVLVDIGYKSEGLIPANELTIRKGADPKDVVELGQRLEALVLQKEDADGRLILSAKRAAFERAWNKIEEAYREQRNVEGPVIEVVKGGLILDIGLRGFLPASLVDIRRVRNLEEYLGRRLECKVIELNRSRNNVVLSRRAVLEEERKEERERILNSLNEGDIVKGTVSNLVDFGAFVDLDGIDGLIHISELSWNHVDHPSEVVQVGEEVEVKVLEVDRERERISLGLKQTRKDPWQEVVERVNVGDVIHGRVTKLVSFGAFVEVAEGVEGLIHISELAEHHVETPDEIVRSGDEVDARVIDVDPRRRRLSLSLRPKREEREERRREERRREEREERRPRESGLRTGAFDALKDLDLEER, encoded by the coding sequence ATGACGGAAACTTCAAATAGGGTCTCACACGAGCAGAGCATGAGGGACTTCTTCCGCGAGGAGAACGGGGAGATAGTCCCGGTGGACGAGAGCGTCCTGATCGACTTCCAGGACGGCGACATCGTCGAGGGCGAGGTCGTCCGGATAGACAAGGACGAGGTTCTCGTCGACATAGGTTACAAGTCCGAGGGGCTCATCCCGGCCAACGAGTTGACCATCCGCAAGGGGGCGGACCCGAAGGACGTGGTGGAGCTGGGCCAGCGGCTGGAGGCGCTGGTGCTGCAGAAGGAGGACGCCGACGGGCGGCTCATCCTCTCGGCCAAGCGGGCCGCCTTCGAGCGGGCCTGGAACAAGATAGAGGAGGCCTACCGGGAGCAGCGCAACGTCGAGGGCCCGGTCATCGAGGTGGTCAAGGGCGGCCTCATACTGGACATCGGCCTGCGGGGCTTCCTGCCGGCGAGCCTCGTGGACATCCGGCGGGTGAGAAACCTGGAGGAGTACCTCGGGCGGCGGCTGGAGTGCAAGGTCATAGAGCTCAACCGCAGCCGCAACAACGTGGTGCTCTCCCGCCGGGCGGTGCTGGAGGAGGAGCGCAAGGAGGAGCGCGAGCGGATCCTCAACTCCCTCAACGAGGGGGACATCGTAAAGGGCACCGTCTCGAACCTGGTGGACTTCGGCGCCTTCGTGGATCTGGACGGGATAGACGGTCTGATCCACATCTCCGAGCTCTCCTGGAACCACGTCGACCACCCGAGCGAGGTGGTCCAGGTCGGCGAGGAGGTCGAGGTCAAGGTGCTGGAGGTGGACCGCGAGCGCGAGCGGATCTCGCTCGGCCTCAAGCAGACCCGCAAGGACCCCTGGCAGGAGGTCGTCGAGCGGGTCAACGTGGGCGACGTCATCCACGGCCGGGTGACCAAGCTGGTCTCCTTCGGGGCCTTCGTGGAGGTCGCCGAGGGGGTGGAGGGTCTGATCCACATCTCCGAGCTGGCCGAGCACCACGTCGAGACCCCGGACGAGATCGTCCGCAGTGGCGACGAGGTGGACGCCCGCGTGATAGACGTGGACCCGCGGCGCCGCAGGCTCTCCCTCTCGCTGCGCCCGAAGCGTGAGGAGCGCGAGGAGCGGCGGCGTGAGGAGCGGCGGCGCGAGGAGCGCGAGGAGCGGCGGCCGCGCGAGAGCGGGCTGCGCACCGGCGCCTTCGACGCCCTGAAGGATCTGGACCTCGAGGAGCGATAG
- the coaE gene encoding dephospho-CoA kinase (Dephospho-CoA kinase (CoaE) performs the final step in coenzyme A biosynthesis.), with the protein MTVAVTGPFASGKSTFVRMLGELGAETVSADEIVHRLLASDPETIARVAERFGGEVLGERGVDRRRLGERVFGDEGALRELEGILHPLVRREIGRRVSASRAPVFVAEIPLLFEGGDRYDFDCTVAVLTPEERRRGWASERGVGEERFQAIEGRQLSAEEKARLADVVVENDGGPDRLREQARALWERLLAERGSGGS; encoded by the coding sequence GTGACCGTGGCGGTCACCGGCCCCTTCGCGTCCGGCAAGAGCACCTTCGTGCGGATGCTGGGGGAGCTGGGCGCCGAGACGGTCTCGGCCGACGAGATCGTCCACCGGCTGCTCGCCTCCGACCCGGAGACCATAGCCAGGGTAGCCGAGCGCTTCGGCGGGGAGGTGCTCGGGGAGCGTGGAGTGGACCGGCGGCGGCTCGGGGAGCGGGTCTTCGGCGACGAGGGGGCGCTGCGCGAGCTGGAGGGCATACTGCATCCTTTGGTGCGCCGGGAGATAGGGCGCAGGGTCTCCGCCTCCCGCGCCCCGGTCTTCGTGGCCGAGATACCGCTCCTCTTCGAGGGGGGCGACCGGTACGACTTCGACTGCACCGTCGCCGTCCTCACCCCCGAGGAGCGGCGCCGGGGCTGGGCATCGGAGCGGGGGGTTGGGGAAGAGCGCTTCCAGGCGATCGAGGGCCGGCAGCTTTCCGCGGAGGAGAAGGCGCGCCTCGCCGACGTGGTGGTGGAAAACGACGGGGGGCCGGATAGACTCAGGGAGCAGGCCAGGGCATTGTGGGAGAGGCTGCTCGCAGAGAGGGGGTCCGGCGGTAGCTAA
- the uvrB gene encoding excinuclease ABC subunit UvrB has product MGTPSGSGGFRVSSEYRPTGDQPRAIERLAEGLESGLRAQTLLGVTGSGKTHTMARVIERAGRPALVIAHNKTLAAQLASEFSEFFPNNAVEYFVSYYDYYQPEAYVPQTDTFIEKDAQINEDIDRLRHSATSALFTRRDVIVVASVSAIYGLGSPEEYRQKMVLLEQGGFYDLDDVLRDLVRIQYARNDYQLSRGNFRVRGDVLEIHPAYQDTVYRISFFGDEVESIAEVDPLTGEVLREPETLTIYPATHFVTGEEKLERAIKSIEEELEERYAELEREGKMLEAYRLRQRTQYDLEMLRELGYCSGIENYSRHLDGRPAGSTPYTLLDYFPDDYVTFVDESHITLPQIRGMYNGDRSRKETLVEHGFRLPSALDNRPLRWEEFLLKTNQLVFVSATPGPYELENSERIVEQIIRPTGLVDPEVEVRPTRGQIDDLMNEIHRRVERDERVLVTALTIKMAEDLTDYLLEHGVRARYMHANIETLERIQIIRGLRSGEFDVLVGINLLREGLDLPEVSLVAILDADKEGFLRGERALIQTIGRAARNVNGRVIMYADKETEAMRAAIGETNRRRRIQMEYNERHGIEPRTIKKGVSDILIAAEAKGLYRAERRRRVEETPGDPEELRDLIARLQAEMLEAAEELKFEYAAKLRDEIRDLERRLQEVVS; this is encoded by the coding sequence ATCGGAACACCTAGCGGCAGCGGCGGCTTCCGGGTAAGCAGCGAGTACCGGCCCACCGGCGACCAGCCCCGGGCCATAGAGCGCCTCGCGGAGGGGCTCGAATCCGGGCTGCGGGCGCAGACGTTGCTCGGGGTGACCGGCAGCGGCAAGACGCACACGATGGCGCGGGTCATCGAGCGGGCGGGGCGTCCGGCGCTCGTCATCGCGCACAACAAGACGCTAGCGGCCCAGCTCGCGAGCGAGTTCTCCGAGTTCTTCCCCAACAACGCCGTCGAGTACTTCGTGAGCTACTACGACTACTACCAGCCCGAGGCCTACGTCCCCCAGACCGACACCTTCATCGAGAAGGACGCCCAGATCAACGAGGACATAGACCGCCTTAGGCACTCGGCCACCAGCGCGCTCTTCACCCGGCGCGACGTGATCGTGGTGGCGAGCGTCTCGGCGATCTACGGCCTCGGGAGCCCGGAGGAGTACCGGCAGAAGATGGTCCTGCTGGAGCAGGGCGGCTTCTACGACCTGGACGACGTGCTGCGCGACCTCGTGCGCATCCAGTACGCCCGCAACGACTACCAGCTCTCCCGCGGCAACTTCCGGGTCCGAGGGGACGTGCTGGAGATACACCCGGCCTACCAGGACACGGTCTACCGCATCTCCTTCTTCGGCGACGAGGTGGAGAGCATCGCCGAGGTCGACCCGCTGACCGGGGAGGTGCTGCGCGAGCCGGAGACGCTCACGATCTACCCGGCGACCCACTTCGTCACCGGTGAGGAGAAGCTCGAGCGCGCGATAAAGAGCATCGAGGAGGAGCTCGAGGAGCGCTACGCCGAGCTCGAGCGTGAGGGGAAGATGCTCGAGGCCTACCGGCTCCGGCAGCGGACCCAGTACGACCTGGAGATGCTGCGGGAGCTCGGCTACTGCTCCGGGATCGAGAACTACTCCCGGCACCTCGACGGCCGGCCCGCGGGCTCGACGCCGTACACCCTGCTCGACTACTTCCCGGACGACTACGTCACCTTCGTCGACGAGTCGCACATCACGCTGCCGCAGATCCGGGGGATGTACAACGGCGACCGCAGCCGCAAGGAGACGCTGGTGGAGCACGGCTTCCGGCTGCCTTCGGCGCTGGACAACCGGCCGCTGAGGTGGGAGGAGTTCCTCCTGAAGACCAACCAGCTCGTCTTCGTCTCGGCCACGCCGGGCCCCTACGAGCTCGAGAACAGCGAGCGGATAGTCGAGCAGATCATCCGCCCCACCGGGCTCGTCGACCCGGAGGTCGAGGTCCGTCCGACGCGGGGTCAGATCGACGACCTGATGAACGAGATCCACCGGCGGGTCGAGCGGGACGAGCGGGTGCTGGTCACCGCGCTCACGATCAAGATGGCCGAAGACCTCACCGACTACCTCCTCGAGCACGGGGTGAGGGCCCGATACATGCACGCCAACATCGAGACGCTGGAGCGCATCCAGATCATAAGGGGCCTGCGCAGCGGCGAGTTCGACGTGCTCGTCGGGATAAACCTGCTGCGTGAGGGGCTCGACCTGCCGGAGGTGAGCCTCGTCGCCATACTGGATGCGGACAAAGAGGGCTTCCTGCGCGGCGAGCGGGCGCTCATCCAGACCATCGGCCGCGCGGCGCGCAACGTCAACGGCCGGGTCATCATGTACGCGGACAAAGAGACCGAGGCGATGCGGGCGGCGATCGGGGAGACCAACCGCCGCCGCAGGATCCAGATGGAGTACAACGAACGCCACGGCATCGAGCCGCGCACGATCAAGAAGGGGGTCTCGGACATCCTGATCGCCGCCGAGGCGAAGGGGCTCTACCGGGCAGAGAGGAGGCGTCGGGTGGAGGAGACCCCCGGGGACCCGGAGGAGCTGCGCGACCTCATCGCGCGGCTGCAGGCGGAGATGCTGGAGGCCGCCGAGGAGCTGAAGTTCGAGTACGCGGCCAAGCTGCGGGACGAGATCCGGGACCTCGAGCGCCGGCTTCAGGAGGTCGTCTCCTAG
- a CDS encoding lytic transglycosylase domain-containing protein, whose product MLSEPPAAVQRAMYPLRYEEAIREEARGRGLEPAFVAAVIYAESRFRQEAVSHKGAHGLMQITPPTASFIRRHSGIVGDYREDPLVNLRMGVWYLAYLEERYLGDERLMLAAYNSGVGSVDGWLSDEDFDIRRDIPFEETRNYVDTVLEARSRYEELYGRNLDRNT is encoded by the coding sequence GTGCTCTCCGAGCCCCCGGCCGCCGTCCAGCGGGCCATGTACCCGCTGCGCTACGAGGAGGCCATCCGGGAGGAGGCCCGCGGTCGGGGGCTCGAGCCCGCCTTCGTCGCCGCCGTGATCTACGCCGAGAGCCGCTTCCGGCAGGAGGCCGTCTCGCACAAAGGGGCGCACGGGCTCATGCAGATCACGCCGCCCACCGCAAGCTTCATCCGGCGTCACAGCGGCATCGTCGGGGATTATCGCGAAGATCCCCTCGTCAACCTCAGGATGGGCGTGTGGTACCTCGCCTACCTGGAGGAGCGGTATCTCGGCGATGAGAGGCTCATGCTCGCGGCGTATAATTCCGGGGTGGGCAGCGTGGACGGCTGGCTCTCGGACGAAGACTTCGACATCCGGCGGGACATCCCCTTCGAGGAGACCAGAAACTACGTGGACACCGTCCTCGAGGCCCGCTCCAGGTACGAGGAGCTCTACGGGAGGAATCTGGATCGGAACACCTAG
- a CDS encoding PH domain-containing protein, protein MQRRVGAPITEAAAQRNTIVRVYEDRVELIGGWMGERVEKILHRDIADVRIQGLVNCTLQISSSSGRLYRLSRMALPDARAVKEAIERQKQKAGLYEP, encoded by the coding sequence TTGCAGCGGAGAGTGGGAGCCCCCATAACAGAGGCAGCGGCGCAGCGGAACACGATCGTTCGGGTCTACGAGGACCGGGTGGAGCTCATCGGCGGCTGGATGGGAGAGCGGGTCGAGAAGATCCTTCACAGGGACATAGCCGACGTGAGGATACAGGGGCTGGTCAACTGCACCCTGCAGATCTCCAGCAGCAGCGGCAGGCTCTACCGGCTGAGCAGGATGGCCCTCCCGGACGCCCGGGCGGTGAAGGAGGCGATCGAACGCCAGAAGCAGAAGGCGGGACTCTACGAACCGTAG